The Synechocystis sp. PCC 6714 genome includes the window CTTCCCAACTTAGTAGTATTTTGGATTATTTTGAACAATTGAATGAACTGCCTACGGAAGGGGTAGAACCCACCACCAGGGTAATCGAAGTTAGCAATGTGCTCAGAGGCGATCGCCAAGTCAGTTGGGGCGGAGACGAGGCAGAAATGGCCCGCCAAGCTTTACTTGATAATGCCCCGGAACCGGAGGGGGACTTTTTCCGAGTGCCCCAAATTATGAGCAGTGATAACTAACCCTATCCCCGCAAACCTGACAGGCATGGGATGAAACCCTTGGCTCGTCGGTATTAAACTAGATTGGTTTACCCCAACCGGCGTCAGACTTTCTCTGTCAACATTGACGTACAAAAAGCATTTCGATAGCTAATCCAACTGATAGTGAGACATCATCATAGGTTGAAACTCTCCCCTCCCAAAAGTTGCAGAACCTATCCTTGTCTCAGTCCTGTTCTAGCCATCAGCCCCAACGGAAAAAAGCCAGAGCTCCCCTGCCGGAATTGCCAACTGACAATGGGACCAAATTGAACTAAACAAAACTACCGAACTCCCCGGGTAGGATTCGAACCTACGACCAATCGGTTAACAGCCGACCGCTCTACCACTGAGCTACCGAGGATTGACTCAACGATTCAACATCATAGCAACTAAGAGATCTTTTACACAAGTCTTTTCCTAAAAAAAT containing:
- the gatC gene encoding Asp-tRNA(Asn)/Glu-tRNA(Gln) amidotransferase subunit GatC; amino-acid sequence: MLDQSQVQKIAHLARLEITPEEEIQFASQLSSILDYFEQLNELPTEGVEPTTRVIEVSNVLRGDRQVSWGGDEAEMARQALLDNAPEPEGDFFRVPQIMSSDN